A genomic stretch from Primulina huaijiensis isolate GDHJ02 chromosome 14, ASM1229523v2, whole genome shotgun sequence includes:
- the LOC140957877 gene encoding metal tolerance protein B-like, translating to MAYDSAELHQIETDVPEPLEQFDQKKRFSCSSTCPFSNQEFTEFDAAQRSKTTVKLCGLTILYTIVMIIEIFGGMKANSLAILTDAAHLVSDIAGFSISIFTVWVSGWEATTQQSFGYSRLEVLGALMSVQLIWLVSATLIYEAINRLLTKNTTVDGTLMFAVSALGFVLNFMMVLWLGHSHSSHDCHSHHSCKNKDHNQEMGESFPRRNGEERMKLVPMDPVQKTERTNMNIQGAYLHLVTDLIQSFGVMIAGSIIWLKPKWLVVDLVCTLVFSVVALGTTLPMLKNIFGILMERAPCEIDAAALANGLKHIRGVCDVHDLHVWAITPGKYVLACHVRIEPGICQNEIFDTIRSYCERTFGIRHVTVQIEREL from the coding sequence ATGGCATACGACTCGGCTGAACTGCACCAGATAGAAACCGATGTACCAGAACCCTTGGAACAATTCGACCAGAAAAAGCGATTTTCTTGCAGCTCAACATGTCCATTTTCGAACCAAGAATTTACCGAGTTCGATGCAGCACAACGATCAAAAACTACCGTTAAGCTTTGTGGGCTTACAATCTTGTACACAATAGTGATGATAATTGAGATTTTCGGCGGAATGAAAGCAAATAGCCTAGCAATCTTAACCGATGCGGCTCACTTGGTTTCTGACATAGCTGGATtctccatatccatattcaccGTATGGGTGTCTGGTTGGGAGGCAACCACACAACAATCCTTTGGGTACAGTCGTCTCGAAGTCTTAGGAGCCCTTATGTCCGTGCAGCTAATATGGCTTGTCTCTGCAACTCTGATATACGAAGCAATTAACAGGCTTCTCACCAAGAATACAACCGTAGACGGTACACTCATGTTTGCTGTTTCAGCATTGGGTTTTGTCCTTAACTTTATGATGGTTTTATGGCTTGGACATAGCCATTCGAGTCACGATTGCCATTCTCACCATTCCTGCAAAAACAAAGATCATAATCAAGAAATGGGGGAATCTTTCCCACGAAGAAACGGGGAAGAACGCATGAAACTTGTGCCGATGGATCCGGTTCAGAAGACTGAGAGGACTAACATGAACATTCAAGGGGCGTACTTGCATCTTGTGACCGACCTTATACAGTCTTTCGGGGTGATGATTGCTGGATCAATCATTTGGTTGAAACCCAAGTGGTTGGTGGTTGATCTGGTGTGCACTCTTGTTTTCTCTGTCGTTGCTTTGGGTACAACGTTGCCGATGCTGAAGAACATATTCGGTATACTGATGGAACGTGCACCCTGTGAGATCGATGCTGCTGCCCTTGCAAACGGACTAAAACATATTAGAGGAGTTTGTGATGTGCATGACCTTCATGTTTGGGCAATTACACCTGGGAAATATGTGTTGGCCTGTCATGTTAGAATTGAACCTGGGATATGTCAAAATGAAATCTTCGATACCATTAGAAGTTACTGTGAACGAACTTTTGGGATTCGTCATGTAACAGTTCAGATCGAACGAGAATTATAA